The following proteins come from a genomic window of Pseudochaenichthys georgianus chromosome 17, fPseGeo1.2, whole genome shotgun sequence:
- the fam131aa gene encoding protein FAM131A isoform X2, which produces MIPKSGKSPADSRKSVGIHEFAALARSSLNGISQAVRDHVTKPTSLAQGRVAHLIEWKGWPKPAEPPPAAHFNSYCHLSEGEKEARFAAGVAEQFAIAEAKLRAWASIDDDEEDSNDEDSHTNGQSKTSSNESSDGAATRPISAAPSQPEGEGVEAPPPDCPLCSSTASQTNSSTLPSDCLSPFLDEEEERVEGQEEPTVSQEQCNEVCIHNKPEWRPRARSSRFDSCYSTSHSESPGEEDEEEEGSVFHEFRAWQSSRRSFFSDRASSGVASFDEEEEVEEKKE; this is translated from the exons ATGATTCCGAAGTCAGGAAAATCTCCAGCAGACTCGAGGAAAAGTGTCGGCATCCATGAGTTTGCAGCACTTGCCAGATCCTCCTTAAATG GTATCTCTCAGGCAGTGAGGGACCATGTGACCAAGCCCACCTCCCTGGCTCAGGGCCGGGTCGCCCACCTCATCGAGTGGAAAGGTTGGCCCAAACCTGCGGAGCCGCCGCCAGCCGCTCACTTCAACTCCTACTGCCATCTTAGCGAGGGAGAGAAGGAGGCGCGCTTTGCTGCAG GAGTGGCGGAGCAGTTTGCCATCGCAGAGGCTAAGCTGCGTGCCTGGGCGTCTATAGATGATGATGAGGAAGACTCCAATGATGAAGACTCCCACACCAACGGTCAGAGTAAAACCTCCTCCAACGAGAGCTCAG ACGGCGCCGCGACCCGTCCAATCAGTGCTGCGCCGAGCCAGCCTGAGGGCGAGGGTGTTGAGGCTCCGCCCCCCGACTGCCCCCTGTGCTCCAGCACTGCGTCCCAGACCAACTCTTCCACTCTACCCAGCGACTGCCTGAGCCCCTTcctggatgaggaggaggagagggtggAGGGTCAGGAGGAGCCCACTGTTTCCCAGGAGCAATGCAACGAGGTCTGCATCCACAACAAGCCTGAGTGGAGACCCCGGGCCCGGAGCAGCAGGTTCGACTCCTGCTACTCCACCTCTCACTCAGAGTCTCctggagaggaggacgaggaggaggaaggcAGCGTGTTTCACGAGTTTCGAGCGTGGCAATCCAGCCGGAGAAGCTTCTTCTCCGACCGCGCCTCATCCGGAGTGGCATCCTTCGACGAAGAGGAGGAAGTCGAGGAGAAGAAAGAGTAA
- the fam131aa gene encoding protein FAM131A isoform X1, translated as MFSHICVKRKAHCCLPLQVKSEESEMIPKSGKSPADSRKSVGIHEFAALARSSLNGISQAVRDHVTKPTSLAQGRVAHLIEWKGWPKPAEPPPAAHFNSYCHLSEGEKEARFAAGVAEQFAIAEAKLRAWASIDDDEEDSNDEDSHTNGQSKTSSNESSDGAATRPISAAPSQPEGEGVEAPPPDCPLCSSTASQTNSSTLPSDCLSPFLDEEEERVEGQEEPTVSQEQCNEVCIHNKPEWRPRARSSRFDSCYSTSHSESPGEEDEEEEGSVFHEFRAWQSSRRSFFSDRASSGVASFDEEEEVEEKKE; from the exons ATGTTTAGTCATATTTGTGTCAAAAGAAAGGCACACTGCTGTCTGCCTCTGCAG GTGAAATCTGAGGAGAGTGAAATGATTCCGAAGTCAGGAAAATCTCCAGCAGACTCGAGGAAAAGTGTCGGCATCCATGAGTTTGCAGCACTTGCCAGATCCTCCTTAAATG GTATCTCTCAGGCAGTGAGGGACCATGTGACCAAGCCCACCTCCCTGGCTCAGGGCCGGGTCGCCCACCTCATCGAGTGGAAAGGTTGGCCCAAACCTGCGGAGCCGCCGCCAGCCGCTCACTTCAACTCCTACTGCCATCTTAGCGAGGGAGAGAAGGAGGCGCGCTTTGCTGCAG GAGTGGCGGAGCAGTTTGCCATCGCAGAGGCTAAGCTGCGTGCCTGGGCGTCTATAGATGATGATGAGGAAGACTCCAATGATGAAGACTCCCACACCAACGGTCAGAGTAAAACCTCCTCCAACGAGAGCTCAG ACGGCGCCGCGACCCGTCCAATCAGTGCTGCGCCGAGCCAGCCTGAGGGCGAGGGTGTTGAGGCTCCGCCCCCCGACTGCCCCCTGTGCTCCAGCACTGCGTCCCAGACCAACTCTTCCACTCTACCCAGCGACTGCCTGAGCCCCTTcctggatgaggaggaggagagggtggAGGGTCAGGAGGAGCCCACTGTTTCCCAGGAGCAATGCAACGAGGTCTGCATCCACAACAAGCCTGAGTGGAGACCCCGGGCCCGGAGCAGCAGGTTCGACTCCTGCTACTCCACCTCTCACTCAGAGTCTCctggagaggaggacgaggaggaggaaggcAGCGTGTTTCACGAGTTTCGAGCGTGGCAATCCAGCCGGAGAAGCTTCTTCTCCGACCGCGCCTCATCCGGAGTGGCATCCTTCGACGAAGAGGAGGAAGTCGAGGAGAAGAAAGAGTAA